From Phragmites australis chromosome 5, lpPhrAust1.1, whole genome shotgun sequence, a single genomic window includes:
- the LOC133919692 gene encoding GPI-anchored protein LLG1-like — protein MAVDRGLLLFLLSAAALVGLASAAGPSLSDSVFQASVGSTGRSLLQAKKNCPVNFEFQNYTIITSKCKGPKFPADKCCGALVEFACPFNEYINDLSNDCASTMFSYINLYGKYPPGLFASECKGDKKGLPCANVSQKDNTAANGGQRAQSSLLALVTLMCGLVALLFH, from the exons ATGGCCGTGGACCGTGGGCTCctgctcttcctcctctcggccgccgccctgGTCGGGCTCGCCTCCGCCGCTGGTCCTTCCTTGTCCG ACAGCGTGTTTCAGGCGAGCGTCGGATCTACTGGGAGGAGCTTGCTGCAGGCCAAGAAGA ATTGCCCCGTGAACTTTGAGTTCCAAAACTACACAATCATCACAAGCAAGTGCAAAGGGCCAAAATTTCCTGCCGACAAATGCTGTGGTGCTCTCGTGGAATTTGCATGCCCGTTTAATGAGTACATCAATGACCTCAGCAACGACTGTGCATCAACAATGTTCAGCTACATCAACCTCTATGGAAAGTACCCACCAGGCCTGTTTGCCAGCGAGTGCAAAGGAGACAAGAAAGGACTTCCTTGCGCAAATGTCTCCCAGAAAGACAATACCGCTGCAAATGGTGGCCAACGAGCTCAAAGCAGCTTGCTTGCTTTGGTTACTCTCATGTGCGGACTAGTAGCATTGTTGTTCCACTGA
- the LOC133919691 gene encoding phosphatidylinositol/phosphatidylcholine transfer protein SFH9-like isoform X2 produces MSESNVDGIEISVSNDERRDRADVDNSEDEPRHTRMRLLRKKALHASTRLTHSLKKRGKRKVDCRVPRIAIEDVRDAEEEQAVSSFREVLFARGLLPVRHDDYHMMLRFLKARKFDFEKAAQMWAEMLQWRKEFGTDTIFEDFEFHELEEVLQYYPHGYHGVDKEGRPVYVELLGKVEPNKIVQITTLERYIKYHVQEFERAFREKFPACSISAKRHIDTTTTILDVHGVGWKNFSKIARDLVRCMQKIDGDYYPETLHQMFIVNAGPGFKLIWSTVKGLLDPKTSSKIHVLGTKYQSRLLEAIDASQLPEYFGGSCMCSNHGGCLRSNKGPWSDPLIMKLVHSMESSREVGQVSDIEETITGSVRLRALKLPERISDTSNTESGSDVDDLGSPVAPEDVEYPSLAPVHEEARESGSATYSGSDGMSHMPNKRYSPSGNEVRQYNTEQRSLINGVLPVPGRRAPNDVGNADDGILKHFSRKVVAVLIKVLSLLRVFIRRRQHLENVHPHTATVPTNQADLQIIKEDRVNPCLERLDRLESMFNQLSRKPPQLPQDKDRAIQDSFDRIKSIEFDLEKTKKVLHATVIKQMQMAETLEAVKESDLRRRKYCT; encoded by the exons ATGTCAG AGAGCAATGTGGATGGCATCGAGATATCGGTCAGTAACGATGAGAGGAGGGACAGAGCAGATGTCGACAACTCAGAGGACGAGCCGAGGCACACGAGAATGCGGTTGCTGAGGAAGAAGGCGCTGCACGCATCGACAAGGCTGACACACTCACTGAAGAAGAGGGGGAAGAGGAAAGTGGATTGCAGAGTGCCAAGGATAGCGATAGAGGATGTCAGGGATGCTGAGGAAGAGCAGGCAGTGAGCTCATTTCGGGAGGTTTTGTTTGCTAGGGGATTGTTGCCGGTCAGGCATGATGATTACCATATGATGCTTAG ATTTTTGAAAGCGAGGAAGTTCGACTTTGAGAAGGCAGCACAGATGTGGGCGGAGATGCTGCAGTGGAGAAAGGAGTTCGGTACAGACACAATTTTTGAA GATTTTGAATTTCACGAGCTAGAGGAGGTCCTGCAATATTATCCTCATGGTTATCATGGGGTTGACAAGGAGGGAAGGCCTGTCTATGTTGAGTTGCTTGGGAAAGTTGAACCCAACAAGATCGTACAAATTACAACATTGGAGCGctacattaagtatcatgtacAAGAGTTTGAGAGAGCTTTCCGCGAGAAATTTCCTGCATGCTCAATTTCTGCCAAAAGACACATAGATACCACAACTACAATATTGGATGTCCATGGTGTG GGCTGGAAGAACTTTAGCAAGATCGCGAGGGATTTAGTGCGTTGTATGCAAAAAATAGATGGTGACTATTATCCTGAG ACACTGCACCAAATGTTTATCGTAAATGCTGGACCTGGTTTCAAGCTGATCTGGAGCACTGTGAAGGGACTTCTTGACCCCAAAACATCATCTAAAATCCAT GTTCTAGGAACAAAATATCAAAGCAGACTTCTTGAAGCTATTGATGCAAG CCAATTGCCAGAGTACTTTGGTGGATCGTGCATGTGTTCTAACCATGGAGGGTGCCTGAGGTCCAATAAAGGCCCCTGGAGTGATCCTTTAATCATGAAG CTTGTACATAGCATGGAGTCATCGAGGGAGGTTGGGCAAGTATCTGATATAGAAGAAACAATTACAGGCTCTGTAAGATTGCGTGCTCTCAAG TTACCAGAACGAATTAGTGACACATCAAATACTGAATCAGGTTCGGATGTTGACGATCTTGGATCCCCTGTGGCTCCTGAAGATGTTGAATATCCTAGTTTGGCCCCAGTTCATGAGGAA GCCAGGGAATCAGGATCTGCAACATACAGCGGTTCTGATGGCATGTCTCATATGCCCAACAAAAGATACAGTCCTTCTGGAAATGAAGTCAGACAGTACAATACAGAACAGCGTTCCTTAATAAATGGGGTTTTACCTGTGCCAG GTCGGCGTGCCCCAAATGATGTGGGCAATGCTGATGATGGGATCTTGAAACATTTCTCAAGAAAAGTTGTTGCTGTTTTAATTAAAGTACTCTCTCTTTTGCGGGTTTTCATTCGACGACGACAACACTTGGAAAATGTTCATCCACATACTGCAACTGTGCCCACTAATCAGGCAGATCTTCAGATAATTAAGGAAGATCGCGTAAATCCTTGTCTGGAGCGCCTTGATCGACTTGAGTCAATGTTTAATCAGCTAAGCAGAAAGCCTCCACAGCTTCCACAGGATAAGGATCGTGCCATACAAGATTCTTTTGATAGGATAAAGTCGATTGAGTTTGATCTGGAGAAGACAAAGAAG GTATTGCATGCAACAGTCATAAAACAAATGCAGATGGCTGAGACATTGGAAGCTGTGAAGGAGTCTGATCTTAGG AGGAGGAAATATTGTACATAA
- the LOC133919691 gene encoding phosphatidylinositol/phosphatidylcholine transfer protein SFH9-like isoform X1: protein MSESNVDGIEISVSNDERRDRADVDNSEDEPRHTRMRLLRKKALHASTRLTHSLKKRGKRKVDCRVPRIAIEDVRDAEEEQAVSSFREVLFARGLLPVRHDDYHMMLRFLKARKFDFEKAAQMWAEMLQWRKEFGTDTIFEDFEFHELEEVLQYYPHGYHGVDKEGRPVYVELLGKVEPNKIVQITTLERYIKYHVQEFERAFREKFPACSISAKRHIDTTTTILDVHGVGWKNFSKIARDLVRCMQKIDGDYYPETLHQMFIVNAGPGFKLIWSTVKGLLDPKTSSKIHVLGTKYQSRLLEAIDASQLPEYFGGSCMCSNHGGCLRSNKGPWSDPLIMKLVHSMESSREVGQVSDIEETITGSVRLRALKLPERISDTSNTESGSDVDDLGSPVAPEDVEYPSLAPVHEEARESGSATYSGSDGMSHMPNKRYSPSGNEVRQYNTEQRSLINGVLPVPAGRRAPNDVGNADDGILKHFSRKVVAVLIKVLSLLRVFIRRRQHLENVHPHTATVPTNQADLQIIKEDRVNPCLERLDRLESMFNQLSRKPPQLPQDKDRAIQDSFDRIKSIEFDLEKTKKVLHATVIKQMQMAETLEAVKESDLRRRKYCT from the exons ATGTCAG AGAGCAATGTGGATGGCATCGAGATATCGGTCAGTAACGATGAGAGGAGGGACAGAGCAGATGTCGACAACTCAGAGGACGAGCCGAGGCACACGAGAATGCGGTTGCTGAGGAAGAAGGCGCTGCACGCATCGACAAGGCTGACACACTCACTGAAGAAGAGGGGGAAGAGGAAAGTGGATTGCAGAGTGCCAAGGATAGCGATAGAGGATGTCAGGGATGCTGAGGAAGAGCAGGCAGTGAGCTCATTTCGGGAGGTTTTGTTTGCTAGGGGATTGTTGCCGGTCAGGCATGATGATTACCATATGATGCTTAG ATTTTTGAAAGCGAGGAAGTTCGACTTTGAGAAGGCAGCACAGATGTGGGCGGAGATGCTGCAGTGGAGAAAGGAGTTCGGTACAGACACAATTTTTGAA GATTTTGAATTTCACGAGCTAGAGGAGGTCCTGCAATATTATCCTCATGGTTATCATGGGGTTGACAAGGAGGGAAGGCCTGTCTATGTTGAGTTGCTTGGGAAAGTTGAACCCAACAAGATCGTACAAATTACAACATTGGAGCGctacattaagtatcatgtacAAGAGTTTGAGAGAGCTTTCCGCGAGAAATTTCCTGCATGCTCAATTTCTGCCAAAAGACACATAGATACCACAACTACAATATTGGATGTCCATGGTGTG GGCTGGAAGAACTTTAGCAAGATCGCGAGGGATTTAGTGCGTTGTATGCAAAAAATAGATGGTGACTATTATCCTGAG ACACTGCACCAAATGTTTATCGTAAATGCTGGACCTGGTTTCAAGCTGATCTGGAGCACTGTGAAGGGACTTCTTGACCCCAAAACATCATCTAAAATCCAT GTTCTAGGAACAAAATATCAAAGCAGACTTCTTGAAGCTATTGATGCAAG CCAATTGCCAGAGTACTTTGGTGGATCGTGCATGTGTTCTAACCATGGAGGGTGCCTGAGGTCCAATAAAGGCCCCTGGAGTGATCCTTTAATCATGAAG CTTGTACATAGCATGGAGTCATCGAGGGAGGTTGGGCAAGTATCTGATATAGAAGAAACAATTACAGGCTCTGTAAGATTGCGTGCTCTCAAG TTACCAGAACGAATTAGTGACACATCAAATACTGAATCAGGTTCGGATGTTGACGATCTTGGATCCCCTGTGGCTCCTGAAGATGTTGAATATCCTAGTTTGGCCCCAGTTCATGAGGAA GCCAGGGAATCAGGATCTGCAACATACAGCGGTTCTGATGGCATGTCTCATATGCCCAACAAAAGATACAGTCCTTCTGGAAATGAAGTCAGACAGTACAATACAGAACAGCGTTCCTTAATAAATGGGGTTTTACCTGTGCCAG CAGGTCGGCGTGCCCCAAATGATGTGGGCAATGCTGATGATGGGATCTTGAAACATTTCTCAAGAAAAGTTGTTGCTGTTTTAATTAAAGTACTCTCTCTTTTGCGGGTTTTCATTCGACGACGACAACACTTGGAAAATGTTCATCCACATACTGCAACTGTGCCCACTAATCAGGCAGATCTTCAGATAATTAAGGAAGATCGCGTAAATCCTTGTCTGGAGCGCCTTGATCGACTTGAGTCAATGTTTAATCAGCTAAGCAGAAAGCCTCCACAGCTTCCACAGGATAAGGATCGTGCCATACAAGATTCTTTTGATAGGATAAAGTCGATTGAGTTTGATCTGGAGAAGACAAAGAAG GTATTGCATGCAACAGTCATAAAACAAATGCAGATGGCTGAGACATTGGAAGCTGTGAAGGAGTCTGATCTTAGG AGGAGGAAATATTGTACATAA
- the LOC133919693 gene encoding transmembrane 9 superfamily member 12-like, giving the protein MAKGWVFSALLVVFLVFAPPCKAFYLPGSYMHTYRQGEEIRAKVNSLTSIETELPFSYYSLPYCRPKDGIKKSAENLGELLMGDQIDNSPYRFHVNVNESLYLCTTNPLDEGDVKLLKQRSRDLYQVNMILDNLPVRRFTEQNGLTIQWTGYPVGYTPEGTTDFYIINHLKFKVLVHKYEGGKVKVVGTGEGMEVISETDSDAKSGYEIVGFEVVPCSVRHDPEAMSKLTMYDKVDPVNCPVELEKSQLIREKEQITFTYEVEFVDSDIKWPSRWDAYLKMEGAKIHWFSIMNSLMVILFLAGIVFVIFLRTVRRDLTRYEELDKEAQAQMNEELSGWKLVVGDVFREPTSSKLLCVIIGDGVQILGMAIVTIFFAAFGFMSPASRGMLLTGMIVLYMLLGIVAGYAAVRLWRTVKGTSEGWRSVSWSTACFFPGIVFIVLTVLNFMLWARNSTGALPISLFFSLLSLWFCVSVPLTLLGGFFGTRAEPIEFPVRTNQIPREIPAKKYSWLFIFGAGTLPFGTLFIELFFILSSIWLGRFYYVFGFLLVVLLLLVVVCAEVSVVLTYMHLCAEDWRWWWKAFFASGTVSLYVFLYSINYLVFDLRSLSGPVSAMLYIGYSFIVSFAIMLATGAAGFLTSFSFVHYLFSSVKID; this is encoded by the coding sequence ATGGCGAAAGGTTGGGTATTCTCTGCTTTGTTAGTGGTGTTTCTAGTGTTTGCTCCCCCTTGCAAGGCGTTCTACTTGCCAGGCAGTTACATGCACACATATCGGCAAGGTGAGGAGATACGGGCAAAGGTGAACTCACTCACTTCCATTGAAACAGAACTGCCCTTCAGCTACTACAGCCTCCCATACTGTCGTCCTAAAGATGGGATTAAGAAGAGTGCCGAAAACCTGGGGGAGCTTCTGATGGGTGATCAAATTGATAATTCCCCCTACCGTTTCCATGTAAATGTTAATGAATCACTGTATTTGTGTACCACAAACCCACTTGATGAGGGTGATGTGAAGCTCCTCAAGCAGCGGAGCCGTGATCTCTACCAGGTGAACATGATTCTCGACAATCTTCCTGTGAGGAGGTTTACTGAGCAGAATGGATTGACCATTCAGTGGACGGGCTATCCAGTTGGTTATACACCAGAAGGCACCACTGATTTCTACATCATCAATCACCTGAAATTTAAGGTCTTGGTCCATAAGTACGAAGGAGGTAAAGTAAAGGTAGTTGGGACTGGGGAAGGAATGGAAGTGATCTCAgaaactgacagtgatgccaAATCTGGTTATGAGATTGTGGGATTTGAGGTCGTCCCATGCAGTGTGAGGCATGATCCTGAAGCCATGTCGAAGCTTACAATGTATGATAAAGTCGATCCTGTGAACTGCCCTGTGGAGTTGGAGAAATCTCAACTGATTAGGGAGAAGGAGCAGATTACTTTTACGTACGAGGTTGAATTTGTAGACAGTGATATCAAATGGCCATCACGGTGGGACGCATACCTGAAGATGGAGGGTGCCAAAATTCACTGGTTCTCAATTATGAACTCTTTGATGGTAATTCTATTTTTGGCTGGCATTGTATTTGTCATATTCTTGCGGACGGTGAGGAGGGACTTGACTAGGTATGAAGAGTTGGACAAGGAAGCCCAAGCTCAGATGAATGAGGAGCTCTCTGGGTGGAAGCTTGTTGTTGGAGACGTCTTCAGAGAGCCAACCTCATCAAAGCTGCTCTGCGTCATAATCGGTGACGGGGTTCAGATTCTGGGTATGGCAATTGTCACCATTTTCTTTGCTGCGTTTGGCTTCATGTCTCCTGCATCGAGAGGAATGTTGTTGACAGGCATGATAGTCCTTTATATGTTACTTGGAATTGTGGCTGGATATGCTGCTGTCAGGCTCTGGAGGACTGTAAAAGGAACTTCTGAGGGATGGAGGTCTGTCTCCTGGTCAACCGCTTGTTTCTTCCCTGGCATTGTCTTCATTGTCCTCACTGTATTAAACTTCATGCTGTGGGCAAGAAATAGTACTGGAGCCCTTCCCATCTCACTCTTCTTCAGTCTTCTATCCTTGTGGTTCTGTGTCTCTGTGCCCCTTACCCTTTTAGGTGGTTTCTTTGGCACAAGGGCTGAGCCAATTGAATTCCCTGTTCGAACCAATCAAATACCAAGAGAAATCCCTGCAAAGAAGTACTCATGGCTCTTCATTTTTGGTGCTGGAACTCTACCGTTTGGAACACTCTTCATCgagctcttcttcattctttcaAGTATTTGGCTAGGAAGGTTCTATTATGTGTTTGGCTTCCTCCTTGTTGTCCTCCTTTTGCTGGTTGTGGTCTGTGCTGAGGTATCAGTTGTTCTTACCTACATGCATCTCTGTGCGGAGGActggagatggtggtggaaagCTTTCTTTGCCTCTGGAACAGTTTCCCTTTATGTGTTCCTGTACTCTATCAACTACTTGGTGTTTGATCTCAGAAGCTTGAGTGGGCCGGTTTCTGCTATGCTCTACATTGGATACTCTTTCATCGTCTCTTTTGCCATTATGCTAGCTACTGGCGCTGCTGGGTTCCTGACATCGTTCTCTTTCGTCCACTACCTTTTCTCATCAGTCAAGATTGATTGA
- the LOC133919695 gene encoding ADP-ribosylation factor GTPase-activating protein AGD12-like isoform X1: MSTANRYQHIKSTKPILGKARKLKDLMLKSDNRICADCGAPDPKWASANIGVFLCLKCGDVHRALGPDISKVLSVTLDDWSDSDIDSMVEVGGNSYANSIYEAFLPKDHPKPKLDSTMEYRTKFIRAKYETQDFLKPSLRISSKSSFKSTTSVKSVASSFFSTSRKDVLEDTREFVGELNITVVKGTNLAVRDMLTSDPYVILALGEQKAQTTVKKSDLNPVWNEVLKLSVPRNYGPLKLQVYDHDTFSADDIMGEAEIDLQPMITAAMAFGDTSRLGDMQIGRWFMTKDNALLKDSTVNVFGGKVKQEVHLKLQNVESGEIELELEWVSLD, encoded by the exons ATGAGTACTGCTAATCGCTATCAACACATCAAATCAACCAAGCCTATTCTAG GCAAAGCAAGAAAACTGAAGGATCTCATGTTAAAAAGCGATAATCGGATATGTGCTGATTGTGGTGCACCTGATCCCAAATGGGC GTCTGCTAATATTGGAGTTTTCCTTTGCTTAAAATGTGGAGATGTTCATAGGGCACTTGGACCTGACATTTCAAAG GTTTTATCTGTAACTTTGGATGATTGGTCTGATAGTGATATCGACTCCATGGTTGAAGTTGGTGGAAACTCGTATGCAAATTCAATTTATGAGGCTTTTCTTCCAAAGGATCACCCAAAACCCAAACTGGATTCAACGATGGAATATAGGACCAAATTTATAAG AGCCAAGTATGAGACACAAGATTTTTTGAAGCCAAGTCTGCGGATTTCCTCAAAATCATCTTTTAAATCTACCACTTCTGTGAAGAGTGTGGCTAGCAGTTTCTTTAGCACTTCAAGGAAGGATGTCCTT GAAGATACAAGAGAATTTGTTGGGGAGCTGAACATTACAGTGGTGAAAGGTACTAACTTAGCCGTCAGAGACATGCTAACAAGTGACCCATATGTTATCTTAGCACTCGGAGAACAG AAAGCTCAGACAACAGTTAAAAAGAGTGACCTGAACCCTGTATGGAATGAGGTGCTTAAGCTATCCGTTCCTCGAAATTATGGACCTCTAAAACTT CAAGTGTATGACCACGATACATTCTCTGCGGACGATATAATGGGTGAAGCGGAGATAGATCTCCAACCAATGATCACAGCTGCCATGGCCTTTGGAGATACTTCGCGTCTTGGTGACATGCAGATTGGAAGGTGGTTTATGACCAAAGACAATGCCCTGTTGAAAGATAGTACTGTCAATGTTTTTGGGGGCAAGGTAAAACAGGAAGTGCACCTAAAGCTGCAGAACGTAGAATCAGGTGAGATAGAGTTAGAACTGGAATGGGTTTCTCTAGACTAA
- the LOC133919695 gene encoding ADP-ribosylation factor GTPase-activating protein AGD12-like isoform X2, producing the protein MLKSDNRICADCGAPDPKWASANIGVFLCLKCGDVHRALGPDISKVLSVTLDDWSDSDIDSMVEVGGNSYANSIYEAFLPKDHPKPKLDSTMEYRTKFIRAKYETQDFLKPSLRISSKSSFKSTTSVKSVASSFFSTSRKDVLEDTREFVGELNITVVKGTNLAVRDMLTSDPYVILALGEQKAQTTVKKSDLNPVWNEVLKLSVPRNYGPLKLQVYDHDTFSADDIMGEAEIDLQPMITAAMAFGDTSRLGDMQIGRWFMTKDNALLKDSTVNVFGGKVKQEVHLKLQNVESGEIELELEWVSLD; encoded by the exons ATGTTAAAAAGCGATAATCGGATATGTGCTGATTGTGGTGCACCTGATCCCAAATGGGC GTCTGCTAATATTGGAGTTTTCCTTTGCTTAAAATGTGGAGATGTTCATAGGGCACTTGGACCTGACATTTCAAAG GTTTTATCTGTAACTTTGGATGATTGGTCTGATAGTGATATCGACTCCATGGTTGAAGTTGGTGGAAACTCGTATGCAAATTCAATTTATGAGGCTTTTCTTCCAAAGGATCACCCAAAACCCAAACTGGATTCAACGATGGAATATAGGACCAAATTTATAAG AGCCAAGTATGAGACACAAGATTTTTTGAAGCCAAGTCTGCGGATTTCCTCAAAATCATCTTTTAAATCTACCACTTCTGTGAAGAGTGTGGCTAGCAGTTTCTTTAGCACTTCAAGGAAGGATGTCCTT GAAGATACAAGAGAATTTGTTGGGGAGCTGAACATTACAGTGGTGAAAGGTACTAACTTAGCCGTCAGAGACATGCTAACAAGTGACCCATATGTTATCTTAGCACTCGGAGAACAG AAAGCTCAGACAACAGTTAAAAAGAGTGACCTGAACCCTGTATGGAATGAGGTGCTTAAGCTATCCGTTCCTCGAAATTATGGACCTCTAAAACTT CAAGTGTATGACCACGATACATTCTCTGCGGACGATATAATGGGTGAAGCGGAGATAGATCTCCAACCAATGATCACAGCTGCCATGGCCTTTGGAGATACTTCGCGTCTTGGTGACATGCAGATTGGAAGGTGGTTTATGACCAAAGACAATGCCCTGTTGAAAGATAGTACTGTCAATGTTTTTGGGGGCAAGGTAAAACAGGAAGTGCACCTAAAGCTGCAGAACGTAGAATCAGGTGAGATAGAGTTAGAACTGGAATGGGTTTCTCTAGACTAA
- the LOC133919695 gene encoding ADP-ribosylation factor GTPase-activating protein AGD12-like isoform X3: MSTANRYQHIKSTKPILGKARKLKDLMLKSDNRICADCGAPDPKWASANIGVFLCLKCGDVHRALGPDISKVLSVTLDDWSDSDIDSMVEVGGNSYANSIYEAFLPKDHPKPKLDSTMEYRTKFIRAKYETQDFLKPSLRISSKSSFKSTTSVKSVASSFFSTSRKDVLEDTREFVGELNITVVKGTNLAVRDMLTSDPYVILALGEQKAQTTVKKSDLNPVWNEVLKLSVPRNYGPLKLKYTISISSKCMTTIHSLRTI, from the exons ATGAGTACTGCTAATCGCTATCAACACATCAAATCAACCAAGCCTATTCTAG GCAAAGCAAGAAAACTGAAGGATCTCATGTTAAAAAGCGATAATCGGATATGTGCTGATTGTGGTGCACCTGATCCCAAATGGGC GTCTGCTAATATTGGAGTTTTCCTTTGCTTAAAATGTGGAGATGTTCATAGGGCACTTGGACCTGACATTTCAAAG GTTTTATCTGTAACTTTGGATGATTGGTCTGATAGTGATATCGACTCCATGGTTGAAGTTGGTGGAAACTCGTATGCAAATTCAATTTATGAGGCTTTTCTTCCAAAGGATCACCCAAAACCCAAACTGGATTCAACGATGGAATATAGGACCAAATTTATAAG AGCCAAGTATGAGACACAAGATTTTTTGAAGCCAAGTCTGCGGATTTCCTCAAAATCATCTTTTAAATCTACCACTTCTGTGAAGAGTGTGGCTAGCAGTTTCTTTAGCACTTCAAGGAAGGATGTCCTT GAAGATACAAGAGAATTTGTTGGGGAGCTGAACATTACAGTGGTGAAAGGTACTAACTTAGCCGTCAGAGACATGCTAACAAGTGACCCATATGTTATCTTAGCACTCGGAGAACAG AAAGCTCAGACAACAGTTAAAAAGAGTGACCTGAACCCTGTATGGAATGAGGTGCTTAAGCTATCCGTTCCTCGAAATTATGGACCTCTAAAACTT AAATACACAATTTCTATTTCCAGCAAGTGTATGACCACGATACATTCTCTGCGGACGATATAA